From the Brassica napus cultivar Da-Ae chromosome A8, Da-Ae, whole genome shotgun sequence genome, one window contains:
- the LOC106429348 gene encoding calmodulin-like protein 2, which produces MDRGELSRVFKMFDKNGDGKIAKNELRDFFKSVGILVPENEIKEMIAKMDVNGDGFMDIDEFGSLYQEMMEEKEEEEDMREAFRVFDQNGDGFITDEELRSVLASMGLKQGRTLEGCRKMISKVDVDGDGMVNFKEFKQMMRGGGFAALSSN; this is translated from the coding sequence ATGGATCGTGGAGAACTGAGTAGAGTATTTAAAATGTTCGATAAGAATGGCGATGGGAAAATTGCAAAAAATGAGCTGAGGGATTTCTTCAAAAGTGTGGGTATCCTTGTTCCCGAAAATGAGATTAAGGAGATGATTGCAAAGATGGATGTGAATGGAGACGGTTTCATGGATATAGATGAGTTTGGGTCATTGTATCAAGAAATGatggaagagaaagaagaagaagaggacatGAGGGAGGCATTCAGAGTATTCGATCAGAACGGTGATGGTTTCATCACCGATGAAGAGTTAAGGTCGGTTCTTGCATCAATGGGGTTGAAACAAGGAAGAACACTTGAAGGTTGCAGGAAAATGATTAGTaaggttgatgttgatggagATGGTATGGTCAATTTTAAGGAATTTAAACAAATGATGAGAGGTGGTGGATTTGCTGCTCTTAGCTCCAATTAA